One Salvia splendens isolate huo1 chromosome 12, SspV2, whole genome shotgun sequence genomic window carries:
- the LOC121758114 gene encoding heat stress transcription factor A-4c-like, whose protein sequence is MMDEAPCSSNSVAPFLAKTYEMVDDPSTDSIVSWSQNNTSFIVWNPPEFSRELLPRYFKHNNFSSFIRQLNTYGFRKVDPEQWEFANEGFVRGKLHLLKNIHRRKPVHSHSTPNLPPLPPLTELERKGYKEDIERLKCEKESLDLELHRHKEEKQELTLQMRALAERAQNMGQHHASMLSSLAETLHQPDLVPQMEGHDRKRRFPGNSYLCEETSNEDCQRPSSQNLSLDNSDADALLTFNKELLDQIDSSMSFWEKIILEVGEGLGKSNSSFELVESTSCALSPGLSYTQLNLDVGGKTPDIDMNSTPRAVSAQDMQPPAEEQAAMTATNVRTGVNDVFWEQFLTENPGSNNSSEFQSERDGDGKKDESKPGDHGVPWWNMRSVNNLAEQLGHLTPAEKT, encoded by the exons ATGATGGATGAGGCTCCGTGTAGCTCTAACTCGGTGGCCCCTTTCCTTGCTAAGACATATGAGATGGTGGATGATCCATCTACAGACTCGATTGTGTCTTGGAGTCAGAACAATACAAGTTTCATTGTATGGAACCCTCCGGAGTTTTCTAGGGAGCTGCTGCCCAGATACTTCAAGCACAACAATTTCTCCAGCTTTATTAGGCAGCTAAATACATAT GGTTTCAGAAAAGTTGACCCCGAACAGTGGGAATTTGCGAATGAAGGTTTTGTCAGAGGAAAGCTCCACCTTTTGAAGAATATTCATAGACGCAAGCCTGTTCACAGCCACTCAACACCAAATCTGCCCCCCTTACCTCCCCTAACTGAGTTAGAAAGGAAAGGATATAAGGAGGATATTGAGAGGCTCAAGTGTGAAAAAGAATCACTCGATTTGGAATTGCATAGACACAAGGAGGAGAAACAAGAGCTTACGTTGCAAATGAGAGCTTTGGCTGAACGCGCACAAAATATGGGACAACATCATGCAAGTATGCTATCCTCCTTAGCCGAGACATTGCACCAACCTGATCTTGTGCCGCAAATGGAAGGGCATGATAGAAAGAGAAGATTTCCTGGAAACAGTTACTTGTGTGAAGAAACCAGTAATGAAGATTGTCAGAGGCCATcttcacaaaatttgtcactcGACAATTCAGATGCGGATGCACTTTTGACTTTCAACAAGGAATTGTTGGACCAGATAGATTCTTCTATGTCGTTCTGGGAGAAAATAATTCTTGAAGTTGGTGAAGGCTTAGGAAAATCTAATTCATCCTTTGAGTTGGTTGAATCAACAAGCTGTGCGCTCAGCCCCGGCTTATCTTACACCCAACTCAATCTTGATGTTGGAGGCAAGACACCTGATATTGACATGAATTCTACACCGAGAGCTGTTAGTGCCCAAGATATGCAACCTCCTGCTGAAGAACAGGCAGCAATGACAGCAACAAATGTAAGAACAGGGGTCAATGATGTATTTTGGGAACAGTTTCTAACAGAAAATCCTGGTTCGAACAATTCATCTGAATTTCAGTCGGAGAGAGATGGTGATGGCAAGAAAGATGAGAGTAAACCAGGTGATCATGGAGTGCCCTGGTGGAATATGCGGAGTGTGAATAACCTTGCTGAACAGTTGGGGCATCTTACTCCCGCGGAAAAAACTTGA